CTGATGTACAGGAGTAGCTCTGTAGCAGCAAAGTCTTAGAAAAAGGAATCAGAAATCTAGAATAATGGGTTCACAGACACAAAATATTGAGGAACAAGAAATCCTGAGACGTGAGGCTTCTAACCATAGTCACTGGagcttttaaaagtaaagaatcaTAAAGTCATGGGACCTATCATTAAAGCATACAACCAGGAATATCATAAGAATCATCAAAATTAACGTCTTTGAGTTACAGAATAGTGGATTCAGTACTGacattattttgtaatttggATCCAGCACTAACATTCTGGAATTAAGGAAGAAGAGAGGTGTGGATTTATGGGACCCAAATCTTCTAATCAGACATTCCTAGATAGAAATTCAAATTAAGTAATATATACCTCAGAGCTATGAAAATATCTAAAAACTAAAGAAGCTGCAGTTCCCAGTAGTGGCATCATATTTTCAGGAATAAAATCTTAGTCCCAGCATCTCAAAATATGAAGAATTCGCTTTTACATTTTGACCAGAAGCTTATAGGAATATAATCACACTCAAAGAATTTAGACTTCTGGTCATAGACTCTTAGAATTACAGATTATTTGATTTGTGGAAACATGTTAGGATAGtgatccaaaattaaaaatttgaaaatctgaATCTTAGAACTTTGGAAATAGAGAGAACCACAAAATCCAGTGCTGAAAGATTGCTATGATGTAATCTggctaaaacaacaacaaaaaaattttttaacattcttttttcctGTTGCAAAAATGTAACAGGGTGAAATCCGGATTTCCGCATTGTCTTTACTTTGGAAGGCGAAAACGGAGTTTTGCTGAACGAGTGAAAAAACCCCTCTCCAATCGTCGGCGCACCCATCCGCCGAGGGAAGTCTTCACGCAAACCGTGCAACTGCTTCCACACTCGGGTCGGCGGAGCGAggatctctgcctctttcctccgCAGGCAGCTGCCCCAGTGCTCGGCCGGGCTGAACCTGCAGCGAGCCCGCCGCCACGAAGGACGCAACTAAAACCCCCGAaggcccggcccccgcgccctGGAGACTCGCTCCGCCTCGCCCTACACCCGCAGCCGGCGGGAAGCTGCCCCGCGGCTGGAACCCCTGGAGTCGGGACCAAGGTCCGGATTCCTAAGGACAGAAAGGGCCTCCGAGGTCCGCCCTCTTGCCCCCAattcacagaggagaaaactgaggccgtGCCTCGAAGAAAAGGACCGGCCCAAGGTCTCCCCGCGCAAGACCACAAAGGGAACCCAGGCTAGCGGGGCGGCCGCCGCAGGGAGCCTCGGGTGAGGCCAGGGGGGACGCCCTGCGGGATGGCTGGAAACGAACTCAGCAAGAGGGTCCCCTCTGCCGGGCCACCTGGAGCACCCACACCTGGGCCGCAGCCTCTGCGGGAAGAGACTGCTCGGCTGCCCCCCTGGGGGCTCCGGGAGCCACTTGGAGCCCTCTGTGGCCTGGGCGAACTGTAGGAGGTGGCCACCACCCGAGGACAGAAGCCTAGCCTTCATGCTCTTTAAGCTGCACGCTGCCTTCCGCCACGTAGAGGGATCCTGGGTCACCCAAAGAcaggggacgggggcggggggtggggtagTTTTCCCTAAATATTGGGTGCGGAGGCGCAAACCCTCCGCGCAGTCGAGGAACCTGGGACCCATAGAGAGAAGGTGGCTGCCTCCCGCCCGGAGCCGGCGAAGCGCAGTCCTAACAGAGGCGCAGGTGTGAGCCCCGTTGAGCGGCAGAGTCGCGGCGAGGCCAGGGCAAGCCACCTCCACGTCCCCTACCGGGCCCAGGCATCCTCCGCAAGATGAGGGGCTGCATGGGCAAGGCGCGAGGCGGCTGTGGCTGGGTGTGAAGATCATCCTTGAAATAGCAGCCAGCTGCACGGAGCTCTCCCCGTCCCCGCCGTCTACCCCACAAGAACCAGGCGCCCCCTCGCTCGCTCCTCCTGTCTCACCCTCCCccgaccaaaaaaaaaaaaaaaagaagaagaagaagaagcagcgaAGCGAGCCCGTCCTTTTCACCTGCGGGTCCCAGCCCTCGGCAGAGGCTGGTGAAGTCCGGAAGCGCTGCGTCTCCCGGGACAGTCCCTGTCCCGGCCTCAGTGTCCCCGTCGGCGCGCAGGGGAGGCCAGCCCGGCGAGCTCTCGAGCCCTCCCCGCCCTGACGTTGCGGGGCTCCCGCCTCGCCTGCACCGCGGCTCCCACCTGCAGAGGTGCGCCGGGCCCAGGGGGCGGGcggtcggggggcggggggggggccgggCGCCGCCCCACGCTTCCTGGCGCCTTTAAGGAGGAGAAGCCGGCGGAGGGAGGAGCCGGTCCGGGTGTGTGCAGGGGAGCGCCTCGCCCGCGGTTTCGGCGGCCGCAGGCCAACGCGGAGGAGAGAACAGTGGCCGGCCTACCCGTGCCCCTCGCCGCCTCGCGCTCCGCAGCGCCGCAGCCTAGGCAGCCCCCGCGGGTGCGCCTCCGCCCCGAGGGCCCCGGCCTCGAGCCCCCGCGCCCGCACCTCCTCCGCGCGCGACCTCGACGGCCGGCCTGGTCGGCGGGAAGCACAGGCCGGCTGCAGGCGCCCCCGCACCGTCCGGCAGCAGCGCGCACCGGGCCCGGCCCCGCGCTCCGGGACGCGAGCGGAGCCGTCGGTGGGCGGGACACTCCGCGCCTCTCCGCAGGCCGAGGGCGCCGAGCCCGGGCGCAGCCCTGCCGGGGACGCCGCGCTGCGAGGAGCTCCCCGCCGAGGGCCCGGCGCGCagacccgcccccgcccctcgaCAGCCGCGGGCGGCGGGGACGCCCCGGGGCGCGCGGGACGGCCGCGCCATGACGGCCGAgagccggccgccgccgccgcagacCGAGGCGCTGGCGGCCGTGAAGGAGGAGCGCGGCGAGCCCGCGAGCGGGGTCCCGGCGGAGGccgcggggcgcggcgcgggcgggcgTCGGCGCAAGCGCCCCCTGCAGCGCGGAAAGCCGCCCTACAGCTACATCGCGCTCATCGCCATGGCCATCGCGCACGCGCCGGAGCGCCGCCTCACGCTGGGCGGCATCTACAAGTTCATCACCGAGCGCTTCCCCTTCTACCGCGACAACCCCAAGAAGTGGCAGAACAGCATCCGCCACAACCTGACGCTCAACGACTGCTTCCTCAAGATCCCGCGCGAGGCCGGCCGCCCGGGCAAGGGCAACTACTGGGCGCTCGACCCCAACGCCGAGGACATGTTCGAGAGCGGCAGCTTCCTGCGCCGCCGCAAGCGCTTCAAGCGCTCGGACCTCTCCACCTACCCGGCCTACATGCACgacgcggccgccgccgccgccgccgcggccgccgccgccgccgccgccatcttcCCGGGCGCCgtgcccgccgcccgcccgccgtaCCCGGGCGCCGTCTACGCGGGCTATGCCCCGCCGCCGCTCGCCGCGCCGCCCGCGGTCTACTACCCCGCGGCGTCGCCGGGGCCGTGCCGCGTCTTCGGCCTGGTGCCCGAGCGGCCGCTCAGCCCTGAACTGGGCCCCGCGCCGTCGGCGCCCGCGGGCTCCTGCGCCTTCGCCCCGGccggcgcccccgccgcccccgccggctACCAGGCCGCGGGCTGCGCGGGGGCGCGACCCGCCAACCCCGCCGCCTACGCGGCCGCCTACGCGGGCCCGGACGGCGCGTACCCGCAGGGGGCCGGCGGAGCCCTGTTCGCGGCGGCGGGCCGGCTGGCGGGGCCCGCGTCGCCctccgcgggcggcggcggcggcgggggcggcggcggcggcggcggcgtggaGCCCGCGGTGGACTTCTACGGGCGCACGTCGCCCAGCCAGTTCGGCGCGCTGGGGCCCTGCTACAATCCCGGTGGGCAGCTCGCAGGGGGCGGCGGAGGCGCCTACCACGCCCGCCACGCGACGGCCTATCCTGGCGCGGTGGATCGGTACGTGTCAGCCATGTGAGCCCAGCGCACGGTCCACAGCTGACAGTCGCCTCGGCCGCCCCCACGAGCCGAGTATGCCCGAGACCTGAGAACTGGAGGAGGACTGAGAGCCCTGCGGACGGGACCGGTGCATCACAGGCAGCCGGTTCGCCTTGGAAATGGgtggcggtggggaggggcagtggtgGCCCGCGGCGCGGACGGGGACAGAGGGGCCTCAATAAGGCGAAGCTCCAAAGGACGTGCCTTTCTGACATTCTACTGGGGAGGGTCCCTGGCGGTACTGGCGCGGCCTAGTGCCTACACCGGAGTCTAGGACCCAGAGTGTGGGGAATCACGTCTTCACTCTTCACTCTAACCTGTGTTGCAAGAACGCAGGGCCTTTTTGACACGGTTCGGCCTCTTGTGCCTTTGATTAGGTTACCAACAGCATCTTCCTTAAGGTGAGGAGGATGAgtttgcaacaacaacaacaaaaaagtgacttcccttctttaaaaaacaaaacaaaatggaagaagtCTCTCTGCTTCGCTTGACCTGGGGCTGGTTTGCCCTGCCTCTGAGAACTGCAGACCCAGCTCTTAGTCTGGACCTCAGCCCCACATCGCTACCCAGTTTCCATCACCCACACCCCGTTTCCCCATGTGTTATACAAGAGGGCTGCAGGATTCAACCCCGGTCCTTAAGGGCCTCATCATCCTCCTTGCAGCCCTGCATATTTGGCAGCATCCGGTGGGCCACCCAGGGCCTAACCTTATTCCCAAGAACCGGAACAGAGCTCATGGCAAGCACCTAACCTAAAGTCGCTGGATTGGTTCCAGGCAGCAATTATGTTATAATTTCTCGAATCTTTTGAGCATGATGTGCTGATCATTTGGTAGCTGTTACTGCTAGGTCATAATTTGGTTTTCCAATGAGacaggtaaaaataaatttatccacTGTCCACTCTTTGATTTCATTAAGCAACCCTGGACCAAATTGGCAAACTAAAATACAAAGAGATGACAGGACTCGGGGGAGCTCTTTGAGGGCCGGTTTCAGTTTGTTGAGCTGGCTCTTCCCGTCTCTGGCACCCTCTACCATacgaaaaggaaagagaaaaattaattggGGTTGTCAGTGAAGTAAGCTTTAGAAAGAAACTggatttttaactttgttttgtatCCGTTTATTTTAAGCATCAAGCTGACCAAAATCAGAGAAAATCCAACCTCTTTCTCACCTTTCTCTTGAGAAATCTTGTAAGTTTTTATCCTGTAGTGAAATTTTCCAGTGTTCAGAGGCTCGGTGTGCAGCTTTCAGATCAACCTGAGGGTTCAGATGAactgttttaataaaaatctttgatcAAGTGAGTTCTGGCAAGAGAAACTCAGCCCCTTTCTGTGTAGTTAACTTGACAGGGAAGGGTTGGGGGTTCTGTTAAAAAGAGATTGAAAACcattggtaatttttatttttaattttgggaatTACGCTGTCTTGTTCACAAAGACGTGTGAATGTGTTTCTGTCCAGACGGGTATTTGTCTAAatcagcactgtccaatagaaacaTAATGCAAACtacaaatgtaatttaaaattttctagtagccatattaataaaataatagttgagattaatatattgtatttaacCTGATATATCCAAACTATCATTTGAACATACaatcaatatataaattttggaggtattttacttttttatactaACTCTTCCAAATCTGGAGTGCATTTACACCTACAGCCCACCTAAATTTGGACTAGCTGCATGTCAAGTGCTCAGTAGCACTATGTGGCTGATGGCTACTGTATTGGACTCTACTGGTCTAGATGTTAGTCTCACCTGACTTCACTGGTGGTAAATGACCATTGAGGCAGGAGGCAGCTGGAGCACTGACCTTGCCGCCAGTGGGTCCAGGTTCCAGATCCAGCCCTGAGACCTTGCAAAAGTCTAGGCGTTgggcctctctcctctccataTGCACGCTTGCAGGTATGAAATCTGAAGGTTCTCCGTGTGCGGTTGGACAGTCTGGCTCTCCTAGCCCAGAAATCAAGATGCCTAGCCTAGTTAGTAGTAGCCGGAAAATTGAGAGCCCTCCACCCAGAGATTTTTGTCCTTGGAGCCAAGGTTTTGGGCTGGGGAAGGGTGGTCTCTACACCCAGTTAGTGTGGGAGTTGAcccccttttctgttttttaattgccAAGTCCAGTGCTTTGGCCATTAACCTCAAGTCCCTTTTCCTCCAGGGTCCACATTTGTGAATGGACCTGAGAGTCCTCCTAAAAGGTAAAGGAGACAGGAGAGGTGAAAAGCTCTGTGAACTATCAAGTGCTGGGCACTGGAGGGAGAAAAGGTTTTAATTTGTAAAGGGCCGCCAGATCCCGAAGCCTGCTGGAGCGTCGTGGTATGTAGCTGGGGGAGCGAGAGCGATGGGGTGGGAAAGTGCACGCGTCTTCGCAACCTCGCCACCTCCTCTCCGTTGTCCCCTAGGACATCAGGTGAGATGATGCCTGAGGTGGGGGTCtgtccccgggggggggggggggaagaggggaggccGGGAGGAGGGAACTGGTTGTGTGACGCGCGAGCCAGGCCGGAGAGACTGGGAGACGCGAGAGGTTGGGCTCGAGGCGTTGTAGACACCGCGGCCCCGAAGCGCGAGCACCACCCACCTGCCTGGAATGGACGCTGCGCCGGCGAGGGAGCGCCGCTCCGGCTGCAACCACGGCCCCGGTCGCGGGCGGACCCTGCAGTCCGCGGGGCTCTGGATCTTGAGAACATTTCTCTGGAGCGTCTTGGAACATTACAACTACTAAGAATCCCCAAACCGTGGAACAGCCCCCGTCTGGGGGCTCAGGGACGGGAGAtgagtttatctttattttttttccttcttcttcctattatgaaactagaaaaatcgttttcccctctctgggccctgcACCCCCAGCGTCGTGTGCAGGCGCCCCGGGGCTGTGCGTAATTAGATGCGTTCTTCCCTAATTGCCCAAGGCTCGTTAGAATTCGCCCCAGAGctgtaacatttattttctttcaaattaacTTTGCTTGCAATTAAGCTTAGGAAACCAGCAACAAAAGCAGACTTGGCCTGAGGTCGTTTACTACGAAAATGAATCAGGGAACCCTTTCCCCAATTTAAGGGGAAAGATTCTTGCGGCCAGCACTTGGGGAGAAGTGTCCGggagagcagagaaggaaggggagcAGGAAGCTGCTAGCGGTGGATGGAACCGGCTTTGGCCTTCTTCCCCATCTCCGTGATTTGTGTATCGAGGAGCATGAGTAACCTTGTTGAAATAAATTCGGGACAGTTTGAGCTGAACTACACACTCCTAACATGAAGCTAATGTATATAGTTACAGTTTACCCAGCAGGGTTCATAAACAATCTCATTTACTAAGAACTTtgtgagaattttcttttattaaaaatttttattacaaaattgtTACATCTTCattgtaaaaaacaacaacaataacaaaaagttagaaagaaattaaaggaaccTATAGTCTGCCCAGAGAAAGCACGCAAACACTTCAATGAGTATCttctagttttcctttttgtttttgtctttactATACAGGAAGCCTACATCTCAACTTTTTCACTTAAAGGCTATGAGATCTTGAACAAGTTCCTTCCTGCACTGAGTAGGCCTCTTTTTTTCACCATCAACAAAACCAGGTGGTGGGTCCCTTTTACTCTTACATTCTCGAACTTCTCTGTTTTGGGTCACTTGAATCACGGATGCAAGGGCCAGGATGCCCTCCCTGTCATCTTATTTAAGAGACTGAAGCCCTGAGGCCTTGCAACTCCAAGTATGTGCCACAGACCAGCTGCAGGGGCAAGCCCTGAGAGCTcactagaaatgcagaatctcaggtccTACCCCAGATCTCCTGTACCAGAACCTGCATTTCAGCAAGACACTCAGATGATTCACATGCCCTAGGCAAAGAGGCAGAAATTTAgagaaatgggggaggggaaaatGAATGATATTGTCAAGATCAGAGATCCCAGAGAAACGTCCAGGAGCCTCCTGTTTCTGACCAAGAACCCAAACCAGTGATACAGTGCTGCTTCAGGCTCTGGCTGCACAGAGGAGAGGGGCTGGGCTGCAAGGGGAGAAGGCTGAGGAGGAGCACTCATCTCCTCCCTGGGGTGTACTTTCTGAGTCTTGGAATCCAGCCCTAGAACCCTAGAATGCATCTCACCTCGTGTCCCCAACTTTATGGGTGATAGTGACATGGCACCTTCTACGAGGGTGTACCTAAAAGCATCCTGAAAGCTGAGGTGCCAGTTAGAACCAGGGCAGGAACCCAGGCTCCTGACACCTAGCTGAGGTACTTTGAAGATTTGGGGTTCTGGTCTCTGTATCCTCTCGGCAGCAGTCATTGCCCAAGTATGTAATAAATTGGCCTCCGTTCCCTCAGCTCCAGCCCCAAATCTGGGGTAGTTAGGagttgaagagaaaaataatgctcTCTTGTTGGGACACAGTAGCCAGCAGGAAAGGGCCCCTATATAAGTCTGTCCTGGCCAAGGGATCCTCCAGTAGAGCTTTTAAGTACCCCCTTGGACAGCCCAAGATCCTGGACATTCTAATGAATCCTTTCCTGCCTCAAGTACACACCTTTCAGGAGAATTTGGTTTTCATGCTCATTTTGTTCCTTCGAAGAACTAACTCCTGGTAACTAAGGAAAAATCATCCCCAGTGAAAAGCAGTTCAGACAGAGGGCATGTCTCATGAAGAACAGGGCTGGAGCCCAGGAT
This sequence is a window from Canis aureus isolate CA01 chromosome 10, VMU_Caureus_v.1.0, whole genome shotgun sequence. Protein-coding genes within it:
- the FOXE1 gene encoding forkhead box protein E1: MTAESRPPPPQTEALAAVKEERGEPASGVPAEAAGRGAGGRRRKRPLQRGKPPYSYIALIAMAIAHAPERRLTLGGIYKFITERFPFYRDNPKKWQNSIRHNLTLNDCFLKIPREAGRPGKGNYWALDPNAEDMFESGSFLRRRKRFKRSDLSTYPAYMHDAAAAAAAAAAAAAAAIFPGAVPAARPPYPGAVYAGYAPPPLAAPPAVYYPAASPGPCRVFGLVPERPLSPELGPAPSAPAGSCAFAPAGAPAAPAGYQAAGCAGARPANPAAYAAAYAGPDGAYPQGAGGALFAAAGRLAGPASPSAGGGGGGGGGGGGGVEPAVDFYGRTSPSQFGALGPCYNPGGQLAGGGGGAYHARHATAYPGAVDRYVSAM